The genomic stretch ACAAGGACGACACCTGCTCCACCCTGAAGACCGTGCAGGCCCTGTGCGCCGTCGCCGCCGACGCCCGGCGCGGCGGGCGGCACGTCGTGAACCTCAGCCTGGGCGGCCCGAACCCCACGCGCGGCCTGGAACTCGCGCTGCGCGAGGTGACGGCCCTGGGTGTGCCCGTCGCCGCCAGTTACGGCAACCGCGACGACTGCGCCGGGCTGGTCGCCGGGGACCGCTGCAACCACTACCCCGCCGACTGGACCCGGTCCTTCGAGTTCGGCCCGGCCGTCAATCTGGCGTCGCGCAGCCTGCGGCCCACCATGCTGTTCAGTGTCGCCGGGTGGGACATTGCCGGTGGGCAGCTGGCGACGTATAACCGCGGGGTGGGGAACCCCGGCGTGCTGACCGAGGCGCCCAGCGTGCAGGCCCCCGGTGAATTCTGGCTGGGTGGGTACCCGTACTTCGGGACCAGTTTCGCCGCGCCGGTCGTGAGCGGCCTCCTGGCCAGCTGGATGAGCTGCCAGCCCGGCGTGCCGCTGCTGCCGCTGATCACCACGCCCGGGCAGGCGCCCATCGCGGCCAGCGTCGTGAACGCCTGCCCCTGATTCAGGCAACTGAAAAGCCCCGCTCCTCCGGAGGGAGAGCGGGGCTCTGATCTGGAAGAGTGGCGGGGTTACACGCTGATTTCAGCGAAGCGCGCGTTTTCCTGGATGAAGGTCTTGCGGGGGGCGACGTCGCTGCCCATGAGGTTCTCGAAGACTTCGTTGGCAACGATGAGGTCCTCGATGCCCACGCGTTTCAGGGCGCGGGTTTCGGGGTTCATGGTGGTGTCCCACAGCTGGTCGGCGTTCATCTCGCCCAGACCCTTGAAGCGCTGGATGTCGTACTTCTTGCCTTCCTTGTTGGCGCGGGCGACGTGTTCCTTGAGGTCTTCGTTGGTGTAGAGGTACGTGCCTTTCTTTTCGCGGCCGATCATGATGCGGTACAGCGGGGGCTGCGCGATGTACAGGTACCCGGCTTCGACGACGGGGCGCATGTAGCGGTAGAAGAAGGTCAGCAGCAGGGTAGCGATGTGGCCGCCGTCCATGTCGGCATCGGTCATGATGATGATCTTGTGGTAGCGCAGGTTCGACAGGTCGAAGTGCATGCGGTCGCCCGTGCCCTCGACGCCGGCGCCGATCGCGCCGATCAGCGCGCGGATCTCGGCGTTCTTGAGGATCTTGTTCAGTTCGGCTTTTTCGACGTTGAGGATCTTGCCGCGCAGGGGGAGGATCGCCTGGAAACGGCGTTCGCGTCCGCCCTTGGCGCTGCCGCCTGCACTGATCCCTTCCACGATGAACAGTTCGCTTTCAGCGGGGTCCTGCGAGGAGCAATCGGCGAGTTTGCCGGGCAGGTCGTCGTTCTCCAGCGGGTTGCTGCGCCGGACGATGTCGCGGGCCTTGCGGGCGGCCTCGCGGGCGCGGGCGGCCTCGGCGGCCTTCTCGACGATGGTCTTGCCGACTTTGGGGTTCTCCTCGAGGAACTCGGCGAATTTCTCGCCGACGACGGCGTTCACGGCGGTCTGCGCCTCGCTGTTCAGCAGCTTGACCTTCGCCTGGGATTCGAACTGCGGGTCTTCCACCTCGACGCTGACGACGCAGTAGATCCCTTCGAGGAGGTCGTCGCCGCTGGGGGTGGGGTTGCCGTTCTTGATGAGGTTCTTGGAGGCGGCGTACTTGTTCAGGATGCGGGTGTACGCGGTCTTGAAGCCGGTCAGGGGGGTGCCGCCGTCGCGGGTGCGGATCATGTTCGCGTACGTCAGGATGTTGTCGCTGGCGTAGGTGTTCGCGTGGATGAACGCGACCTTGACGTTCACGCCGCTGTGCTGGCCGGTCATGACGATGGGCTGGTCGTACAGGAGTTTGGTGTCGTCGGTGACCAGGGCGCGGGCGAAGTTGGCGATGCCGCCCTTCTCGTGGAAGGTTTCTTCCTTGATCTGCCCGGCGTGCAGGTCCACGCGTTCATCGCGGATGACGATCTTCAGGCCCGTCAGGTACGCCAGTTCGCGCAGGCGGTTGCGGATGCGGTCGTAGTTGAACTGGTTGTCGAACTCCTTGAAGATGCTGGGGTCCGGGTGGAAGCTGACGCTGGTGGCCCAGGTGACGTCCTTGGGCGTGGGGCCCTCGTCGCGCAGGGGTTTGACGAGGATGCCCTTCTCGAAGCGCACGTTGTGCAGGTGACCGTGCTTGTTGACGGTGACGTCCAGGTACAGGCTCAGGGCGTTCACCACGGTGCTGCCGACACCGTGCAGGCCGCCGGAGACCTTGTAGGCGCCCTGGCCGAATTTGCCCCCGGCGTGGAGTTCGCTGAAGATGACTTCGATGGCGGGGCGGCCCTTGCTCTGCATGATGTCGATGGGGATGCCGCGGCCGTTGTCGGTGACGGTGGCGGCGCCGTCGGCGTGCAGGATGACGTGGATCTCGGTGGCGAAGTTGGCGAGGCCCTCGTCGATGCCGTTGTCGATGATCTCGGTCAGGAGCTGGTGGTAGCCGTCGATGCCGGTGCCGCCCTGCACGTACATGCCGGGGCGTTTGCGCACGGCGTCCATGCCCTCAAGGACGCTGATGTCGGCGGCGGTGTATTCGGCGCTGGGGCCGGCGGTGGCGTTGATGTCCTGTACGGTGTCGTCGGTCTGGGTCATGTCACTCCTGGGGCGCGCCCGGCGAGTGGGCCGGGCGGCGCGTGTGGGTGGGGGAGAGGTGGTGAGGCGCGCTGGGCGCACCTTCGGTGTCTGTCCAGTATACTACCAGGGTTGAAAACGGTCAAATATTTTACGCAAATACCATAATACTCGACTGTGTATCTCCGTGGGCATAAATCGGTAAAAACAGCGTTCGATACGCACAAAACAGCCCACGCCCCGCCGCACGCCCCGGCGCCCCGCCTCCTGACCGGGCGTCAGGCGTCACAATAGGAACCCGATGTCCCGCGCCGTCACTCTGTCCCTCCTGCTGCTGGGGTCCGCTGCGGCCGCGCAGGACGCCCCGTGCTCGCTTCCGTCCGGTGAGCTGCCCACCCGCACCCGCGTGGTCTTCGTGCTGGATACCAGCGGCAGCATGCGCGGGATCGGGGACGGCCGGGCCGACATCTTCGCGCGGGTCAGGGGGCAGTTGAACGCCTTCGTGCGCGCCGCGCAGCCTGACCGGGTGGACCTGATCACCTTCGATTCGGGCCTGCGGTCCCGGCGCACCTTCGACGCCCCGGCCGGGAGCGGCGCGTGGAACGCCGCGCTGGGCACCCTGAAGGCGGACGGCAGCAACACGTTCCTGTACCGCAGCGTCCGCGACGCGCTGCGCCCCCTGACTGCGCAAGGCGGCGAGGTCACGCAGGTGTTCGTCCTGACCGACGGGATCGACAACGACACGCGCGAGGCCGGAAAGACCGTGACTGCCACGGATGCCCTGAACGCCTGGACCGGCCGTGGGCCGCTGGACCGCCTCACGTACGTTGCGCTGGGTACCGACATCCCTGCCGAGGCGCGCGCCGCCCTGAGCGGCAGCAGCTACGCCAGCGGCCTGACGGTGCCCGTGAACCTCGTGCCGGACCTGGCGGGCGCGGGTCTGGAGGGCGGCCTGCGCCGCGTGACCGGCGACACGCTGCCCGCCCCGTTCCCGGACGGCACCGCCGTGACGCTGGCGACCGGGGCGTCCGGCCTCTCCCTGGCGGCGCCCACCGTGCAGGGGACCGAGGTGCGCCTGACCGTCCCGGCCGGACTGCGGCCCGGCACGCCCGCGCTGCTGTGCGCGCCGCCTGTCGCGGCGGCCGGGTGGATCGCGCCGAGGGAGCGGCAGGTGCTGCTGCGCCTGACCGGCCAGCCGCTGTCGTGGCTGAATCCGGGCGCGGACCTCGCCCTGCGCGGCGGGGAGGACGTCGTGCTGCGTCTGCGGGCCGCGCCCGGCGTGACCACCGCCCGCATCCGGCTGGGCCCCCTGCCCGCCGGGGTGACGGGCCGCGTGGACGCCCCCGCCGGATCGCGGGACTTCACGGTCACGTTGCGCGCCACCCGCCCGCAGCCAGACCTGACCGTCACGCCGACCCTCCTGCTGCCGGAGGTGGGGACCACGGCGCTGCCCACCCTGCGCGGGCAGGCGGGCGGCCGCACGCTGAGTACCCCGGCGATCCCCCCCACGCCCGGTGCCCCGGCTCCGACGGCGTCCCCGGCGGGACGCTGGGCGTGGCTGGCGCTGCTGCCCCTGCTCGCCCTCGGGGCCTGGGCCGCCCTGCGGCGCCGCGCCGCCCCGGCCCCCGCGCCGCGCGCCGCGCCCGCCCGCCCGTTCCTGCCCGGCGTGGAGGGCATCGAGTACCGCGAGGACCGCACCCTGCACCTCGTGACCGCCGACGGGGAGGTCGCGGGCGTGCCCACGCCGCTGGGCGGGCCCTTCGACCTGGGGCAGCTGAGCCGCGTGCCGCACCTGAGCGGCCTGCGCGCCGAGCAGCACCGCGACGGCCTCAAACTCCTGCGCCTCCCGCCGGACCTGGACGTCAGCCAGGGCGCGCGGCTGCTCCAGGCGGGGGACATCGTGCGGCCCGGCACCCTGATCGGCGTGGCCGTGGCCCGGCAGGTACGCGCCCCCCGCCTGGAACTGGGAGAACTGGCCGGACTGGGCCTGCCCCTCGCGCTGCACGTCACAGGTCCCAGCGTGCAGGTGCGCGGCCCGTACGGCGCGCACGTCCTGCGCATCACGGCGCCCGTCACGGACCTGGGCGGGGCGCTGCGGGCCCCGGCCCTGGACGGCCTGCGCGTGACCCTGAGCGGCCACACCCTGCTGCTGCTGGGAACGCCCGCCGGGGTGCAGCTGCGCGCCGCCGGGGACAGCCAGCCGCTGCGGGACAGCCAGCCGCTCCCGGCGCACGCGCTGCTGGACTTCCTGCCGCCCGGGCCCGGCGCGTGAGCACCCCGCAAATGCTCTAGAGTGACCCGCCGCAAGGAGGCCCCCCGCTGTGCCCGTCACCCGCCTGGAAATCTGCACCGAACACCTGAGCATCGACCAACGAGAAGACCTGCTGGACGCCGTCTGGGCGGCCCTGCGCATCAGCCCCGGCATGGTCACGGCCGACGGCAACGTGGAACTGAGTCTCTCGCACTGCGGACCTGCCGTGGCCCCCGAGGACGCCCCCCTGGTCCGGGTCGGCGAGGTCGAATACCGCAACGTCACCCCCGAGCGCCTCGTGACCCTGATGAAACGCTGGAGCCGCTGACCCGCCGACGCAAAGCGGGGGCCGCGCCAGAACTGTCCTAGCGCGGCCCCCGCTGACTGCGCTGCGTGTTACCGCTCGGGCGGCCGCAGGCCCTGCGCGCCCCGCAGGCTCAGCAGCGCCGCCTCCAGGGTGCTGTCGCGGCCCGCGGTCGTCAGCAGGTCGAGATCGGTGGGTGCCGTGACGTCCGGCGTGATCCGTTCGGGCAGGGGCGCGCCGTCCGGTCCGAAGGCCCGCAGGATCGTGACCGACACCACCCCGCCGTCCGGGAGGGGCATGAAGTTCACGCCGCTGTTCTGCACGCCCTTGGTCGCCTCGCCCACCGCGAGCGCCCCGGCGCGCTGCGCGTAGAACGTGAAGACCTCCGCGCAGGAGGCCGTATTCGGCCCGACCAGCAGCGCCGTCGGCCCGGCCCACAGTGGCGCGGGTGGTGGCCCCGGCGGGCGACGCGGGGCGTTCATGGAGACCAGTTGCCCGTCGGCGCCCCGGTACACGCTGCCGCTGCCCCCGCGCGACTGCGCGCGGTACTCGACGGGTGTGAACACGCTGGCCGCCGCCACGCACTGCGCGAGGCTCCCGCCCCCGTTGAAGCGCAGGTCCACGACCAGCGCCTGCGCGCCGCCCGCGCGGGCCTCCTGCACCCGCTTGACGAATAGCGCCGCCGCGTCGGCCGGCAGGAACGTCGGGTAGCGGATCAGCGCCGTGCGGTTCTCTGGCCCCACCCAGGTCAGCGTGGGTTCATCGCGGGCCTGCAACTCGGCGCTGCCCAGCGTCAGGGCCAGGTCCGGGCTGCCCGCGCGGCGCACCGTCACCTGGATGGGCTGCGCGGCGCGTTCCAGCCGCACGAATTCCTTCGGGCCGACCGGGGCGTCCTCCCCGCCGCGTTTCCCGGCGGCCTCGCCCTGCACGGTGGTGATCAGGTCGAACTCGCGCAGCCCCGCCCCCTCGGCCGGACTGCCGGGCGTGACCCCGGCGACGA from Deinococcus soli (ex Cha et al. 2016) encodes the following:
- a CDS encoding NAD(P)H-dependent oxidoreductase subunit E, which produces MPVTRLEICTEHLSIDQREDLLDAVWAALRISPGMVTADGNVELSLSHCGPAVAPEDAPLVRVGEVEYRNVTPERLVTLMKRWSR
- a CDS encoding S41 family peptidase codes for the protein MPHNLRVRLLGLGVALLLSPAAHGSPATDLFDAATRQVQRNYYGWATADLTDLTRQYADTLAQRCAPEGDACPFDTGRAVLGDLFKAFGDAHTNVRDAEGAERLREQQLNLAVPRTGARVVRVEGGLLVAGVTPGSPAEGAGLREFDLITTVQGEAAGKRGGEDAPVGPKEFVRLERAAQPIQVTVRRAGSPDLALTLGSAELQARDEPTLTWVGPENRTALIRYPTFLPADAAALFVKRVQEARAGGAQALVVDLRFNGGGSLAQCVAAASVFTPVEYRAQSRGGSGSVYRGADGQLVSMNAPRRPPGPPPAPLWAGPTALLVGPNTASCAEVFTFYAQRAGALAVGEATKGVQNSGVNFMPLPDGGVVSVTILRAFGPDGAPLPERITPDVTAPTDLDLLTTAGRDSTLEAALLSLRGAQGLRPPER
- a CDS encoding vWA domain-containing protein — translated: MSRAVTLSLLLLGSAAAAQDAPCSLPSGELPTRTRVVFVLDTSGSMRGIGDGRADIFARVRGQLNAFVRAAQPDRVDLITFDSGLRSRRTFDAPAGSGAWNAALGTLKADGSNTFLYRSVRDALRPLTAQGGEVTQVFVLTDGIDNDTREAGKTVTATDALNAWTGRGPLDRLTYVALGTDIPAEARAALSGSSYASGLTVPVNLVPDLAGAGLEGGLRRVTGDTLPAPFPDGTAVTLATGASGLSLAAPTVQGTEVRLTVPAGLRPGTPALLCAPPVAAAGWIAPRERQVLLRLTGQPLSWLNPGADLALRGGEDVVLRLRAAPGVTTARIRLGPLPAGVTGRVDAPAGSRDFTVTLRATRPQPDLTVTPTLLLPEVGTTALPTLRGQAGGRTLSTPAIPPTPGAPAPTASPAGRWAWLALLPLLALGAWAALRRRAAPAPAPRAAPARPFLPGVEGIEYREDRTLHLVTADGEVAGVPTPLGGPFDLGQLSRVPHLSGLRAEQHRDGLKLLRLPPDLDVSQGARLLQAGDIVRPGTLIGVAVARQVRAPRLELGELAGLGLPLALHVTGPSVQVRGPYGAHVLRITAPVTDLGGALRAPALDGLRVTLSGHTLLLLGTPAGVQLRAAGDSQPLRDSQPLPAHALLDFLPPGPGA
- a CDS encoding DNA gyrase subunit B; the protein is MTQTDDTVQDINATAGPSAEYTAADISVLEGMDAVRKRPGMYVQGGTGIDGYHQLLTEIIDNGIDEGLANFATEIHVILHADGAATVTDNGRGIPIDIMQSKGRPAIEVIFSELHAGGKFGQGAYKVSGGLHGVGSTVVNALSLYLDVTVNKHGHLHNVRFEKGILVKPLRDEGPTPKDVTWATSVSFHPDPSIFKEFDNQFNYDRIRNRLRELAYLTGLKIVIRDERVDLHAGQIKEETFHEKGGIANFARALVTDDTKLLYDQPIVMTGQHSGVNVKVAFIHANTYASDNILTYANMIRTRDGGTPLTGFKTAYTRILNKYAASKNLIKNGNPTPSGDDLLEGIYCVVSVEVEDPQFESQAKVKLLNSEAQTAVNAVVGEKFAEFLEENPKVGKTIVEKAAEAARAREAARKARDIVRRSNPLENDDLPGKLADCSSQDPAESELFIVEGISAGGSAKGGRERRFQAILPLRGKILNVEKAELNKILKNAEIRALIGAIGAGVEGTGDRMHFDLSNLRYHKIIIMTDADMDGGHIATLLLTFFYRYMRPVVEAGYLYIAQPPLYRIMIGREKKGTYLYTNEDLKEHVARANKEGKKYDIQRFKGLGEMNADQLWDTTMNPETRALKRVGIEDLIVANEVFENLMGSDVAPRKTFIQENARFAEISV